Proteins encoded within one genomic window of Bradyrhizobium sp. 186:
- a CDS encoding fused MFS/spermidine synthase, which translates to MACHRQDGEDWTFFELDPQVARIARDRTLFHFLSECAPDIRIVLGDARLTLTASPERYDLIVLDAFSSDAIPVHLLTREAFAGYLAHLTAHGVIVLHISNRHMALRGPAAAVGLTEGLVAFGKLQIPPVTAQEDARAASEVVVFARDVKDLGELPMQGWTPLEPGSRVAWTDDYANILGAVLDAKLGR; encoded by the coding sequence TTGGCCTGCCATCGACAGGACGGCGAGGACTGGACGTTCTTCGAGCTTGATCCGCAAGTGGCGCGCATCGCGCGCGACCGGACTCTGTTCCATTTCCTGTCGGAATGTGCACCAGATATCCGCATTGTGCTCGGAGATGCGCGGCTCACCCTGACTGCCTCACCGGAGCGCTACGATCTGATCGTGCTCGACGCCTTCTCCTCCGATGCGATTCCCGTGCACCTGCTGACCCGCGAAGCGTTTGCCGGATATCTGGCGCACCTCACCGCTCACGGCGTCATCGTTCTGCACATTTCGAACCGGCATATGGCGCTGCGGGGGCCGGCGGCCGCGGTCGGCCTTACAGAAGGCCTCGTCGCCTTTGGCAAACTTCAGATTCCTCCTGTGACGGCGCAGGAGGACGCCCGGGCTGCATCTGAGGTGGTCGTGTTTGCCCGCGATGTAAAGGATCTTGGCGAGCTGCCGATGCAGGGGTGGACGCCCCTCGAACCTGGCTCGCGGGTTGCATGGACCGATGATTATGCAAACATTCTCGGCGCCGTTCTCGACGCCAAGCTCGGGCGCTGA
- a CDS encoding IS66 family transposase: MSLKPDDLPSDLASAQAALLIEREALRAERDARLRVEVERDAAAAKVSRIQAEAINWQAEAANARAKLSDNEALIAHLELRIEKLKRELYGPRSERTARLIEQLELELEELVTTASEDELAAQAAAAKAQSVRAFTRKRPVRKPWPDDIERERVVIEAPTSCACCGGSRLAKIGEDVTKTLEEIPRRFKLIETVREKFTCRDCEKISQPPAPFHATPRGFIGPQLLATILFDKFGMHIPLNRQSARFKAEGIDLPLSTLADQVGHGTFAVMPLFHLIERHVLAAERLHGDDTTIRILAKGKCTTGRIWTYVRDDRPFAGPAPPAAVYYASSDRRGEHPQKHLAAFAGILQADCYNGFEPLFDPQKKAMPITPAFCLAHARRGFFELADIEKNAREGKKGKPVSPIALEAVRRLDALFEIERAINGCGADERRAVRQEKSKPLLEDMHAWLLRERETLSRSSEVLKPMNYMLRRWDDFARFLDDGRICLTNNCAERALRGIALGRRNWTFAGSQRGADRAAIMLTMITTCRLNDVDPKAWLADVLARIADLPASRLHELLPWEWKLLRQADKPAGQQAA; this comes from the coding sequence TGAAGCCGGATGACCTTCCTTCGGATCTCGCCAGCGCCCAGGCGGCGCTGTTGATCGAACGTGAGGCGTTGCGGGCTGAACGCGACGCGCGGCTGAGGGTCGAGGTCGAACGCGATGCGGCCGCGGCGAAGGTCAGCCGGATACAGGCCGAAGCCATCAATTGGCAAGCCGAAGCGGCCAACGCGCGGGCGAAGCTGTCGGACAATGAGGCGCTGATCGCGCATCTCGAGCTGCGGATCGAGAAGCTCAAACGCGAACTGTACGGGCCGCGTTCCGAGCGCACGGCGCGGCTGATCGAGCAGTTGGAATTGGAACTTGAAGAACTCGTCACCACGGCGAGCGAGGATGAGCTCGCCGCGCAGGCCGCGGCGGCAAAGGCGCAGAGCGTACGCGCCTTCACGCGCAAGCGGCCGGTGCGCAAGCCATGGCCGGATGACATCGAACGCGAGCGCGTCGTCATTGAGGCTCCAACGAGCTGCGCCTGCTGCGGTGGATCGCGGCTGGCGAAGATCGGTGAGGATGTGACCAAGACGCTGGAGGAGATCCCGCGCCGCTTCAAGCTGATCGAGACGGTACGCGAGAAGTTCACCTGCCGCGATTGCGAGAAGATCAGCCAGCCGCCCGCGCCGTTCCATGCCACGCCGCGCGGCTTCATCGGCCCACAATTGCTGGCGACGATCCTGTTCGACAAGTTCGGCATGCATATCCCGCTCAACCGCCAGAGCGCGCGCTTTAAGGCCGAGGGGATCGACCTGCCGTTGTCGACCCTGGCCGACCAGGTCGGCCACGGGACCTTTGCCGTCATGCCGCTCTTCCACTTGATCGAACGCCATGTACTCGCGGCCGAGCGCCTGCATGGCGACGACACCACCATCCGTATCCTGGCGAAGGGCAAGTGCACGACCGGGCGGATCTGGACTTATGTGCGGGATGACCGGCCCTTCGCCGGGCCTGCGCCGCCGGCGGCGGTCTATTACGCCTCGAGCGACCGACGAGGCGAGCACCCCCAGAAGCATCTGGCCGCCTTCGCCGGTATCCTGCAAGCCGATTGCTACAACGGCTTCGAGCCGCTGTTCGACCCGCAAAAGAAAGCGATGCCGATCACACCGGCGTTTTGCCTGGCCCATGCGCGGCGGGGCTTCTTCGAGCTGGCTGACATCGAGAAAAATGCTCGGGAAGGTAAGAAGGGCAAACCGGTCTCTCCGATCGCGCTGGAGGCGGTCAGACGCCTCGATGCGTTGTTCGAGATCGAGCGCGCCATCAATGGCTGCGGCGCCGACGAGCGGCGCGCCGTGCGCCAGGAAAAGAGCAAGCCGCTTCTCGAGGACATGCACGCCTGGTTGCTGCGTGAGCGCGAAACCCTCTCGCGCTCCTCCGAGGTCCTGAAGCCTATGAACTACATGCTCAGGCGCTGGGACGACTTCGCCCGCTTCCTCGACGATGGCAGGATCTGCTTGACCAACAATTGCGCTGAGCGCGCATTGAGGGGCATCGCATTGGGAAGGCGCAACTGGACCTTCGCCGGCAGCCAGCGTGGCGCCGACCGTGCCGCCATCATGCTGACGATGATCACGACCTGTCGCCTCAACGACGTCGATCCCAAGGCCTGGCTCGCCGACGTCCTCGCCCGTATCGCCGATCTTCCCGCGTCGCGTCTGCACGAACTGCTGCCCTGGGAATGGAAGCTCCTGCGCCAAGCCGACAAGCCCGCCGGTCAGCAGGCCGCCTGA